Proteins co-encoded in one Pyxidicoccus xibeiensis genomic window:
- the epsC gene encoding serine O-acetyltransferase EpsC: protein MKPRTSMIGSLITDALELAKAANGTTDAKSIAKVVLTSDSYRITALNRAREAALAFRIPLVNHVLRVTQTAVMGIEIGKDVTLGSGVYFVHSLGVVIGGDSRIGDRVRFYGNNTVGTAKDNGYPVIEDDVWIGAGARILGPVRIGARSRIGANAVVLQDVPPDSVAVGIPARIFPRKDKDDVVL from the coding sequence ATGAAGCCGAGGACCTCCATGATTGGCTCGCTCATCACCGACGCGCTGGAGCTGGCGAAGGCCGCCAATGGCACCACGGACGCGAAGTCCATCGCCAAGGTGGTCCTCACCAGCGACTCGTACCGCATCACCGCACTCAACCGCGCGCGCGAGGCGGCGCTCGCCTTCCGCATTCCGCTGGTGAACCACGTGCTGCGCGTGACGCAGACGGCGGTGATGGGGATTGAAATCGGCAAGGACGTGACGCTCGGCAGCGGCGTGTACTTCGTGCACAGCCTGGGCGTCGTCATCGGCGGTGACTCGAGGATTGGGGACCGCGTCCGCTTCTACGGCAACAACACCGTGGGCACCGCCAAGGACAACGGCTACCCCGTCATCGAGGATGACGTGTGGATTGGCGCGGGGGCCCGCATCCTCGGACCGGTGCGGATTGGCGCGCGCTCGCGCATCGGCGCGAATGCGGTGGTGCTCCAGGACGTTCCTCCCGACAGCGTGGCCGTGGGCATTCCCGCCCGCATCTTCCCGCGCAAGGACAAGGACGACGTGGTGCTCTGA
- the epsD gene encoding exopolysaccharide biosynthesis glycosyltransferase EpsD: MSSATRPDAPTPRISVVIATYNRLPLITRLVWQLAGQTLPPEDFEVVVVDDGSKEPVREPLLAQKVPYTLRVEVQQNAGAAAARHRGVLAARGEVVLVTDDDMQVAPDFLERHLAHHPPGSRNVALGRIRPDPSIGDMPLFERWYAYLNNRMAEELSVPGARARGNHLYTGNVSFPRADYVGVGGFDKSLGQSEDVELGVRLEKAGCTFVFASDAYVLHGSDHVSFERWLKRANRYGMFDTHVARKHPDVKDLNPWRLLFVTNPLARPLLAASVVAPEATRRLTNTVMNVAKAADRLGLEKAAFAGTSVVYGMEYLRGARNEAGGWTGIAREVARYLQGRGE; encoded by the coding sequence ATGAGCTCCGCCACCCGCCCCGACGCCCCCACACCCCGCATCAGCGTCGTCATCGCCACCTACAACCGGCTGCCCCTCATCACCCGCCTGGTGTGGCAGCTCGCCGGCCAGACGCTGCCGCCCGAGGACTTCGAGGTCGTCGTCGTCGACGACGGCTCCAAGGAGCCCGTGCGCGAGCCGCTGCTCGCCCAGAAGGTGCCCTACACCCTGCGCGTCGAAGTCCAGCAGAACGCCGGCGCCGCCGCCGCCCGCCACCGGGGCGTGCTCGCCGCCCGGGGCGAGGTGGTGCTCGTCACCGATGACGACATGCAGGTGGCCCCGGACTTCCTCGAGCGGCACCTGGCCCACCACCCGCCCGGCTCGCGCAACGTGGCGCTCGGCCGCATCCGCCCGGACCCGTCCATTGGCGACATGCCGCTGTTCGAGCGCTGGTACGCCTACCTCAACAACCGCATGGCCGAGGAGCTGTCCGTCCCCGGCGCCCGCGCCCGCGGCAACCACCTGTACACCGGCAACGTGTCCTTCCCCCGCGCCGACTACGTGGGCGTGGGCGGCTTCGACAAGTCGCTGGGCCAGTCCGAGGACGTGGAGCTGGGCGTCCGCCTGGAGAAGGCCGGCTGCACCTTCGTCTTCGCCAGCGACGCGTACGTGCTGCACGGCAGCGACCACGTGTCCTTCGAGCGCTGGCTCAAGCGCGCCAACCGCTACGGCATGTTCGACACGCACGTGGCCCGCAAGCACCCGGACGTGAAGGACCTGAACCCGTGGCGCCTGCTGTTCGTCACCAACCCGCTGGCCCGCCCGCTGCTCGCCGCCTCCGTCGTCGCCCCCGAGGCCACGCGCAGGCTGACAAACACGGTGATGAACGTGGCCAAGGCCGCGGACAGGCTCGGCCTGGAGAAGGCCGCCTTCGCCGGCACCTCCGTGGTGTACGGCATGGAGTACCTGCGCGGCGCCCGCAACGAGGCCGGTGGCTGGACGGGCATCGCCCGCGAGGTCGCCCGCTACCTGCAGGGCCGGGGTGAATAG
- the epsE gene encoding exopolysaccharide biosynthesis GT4 family glycosyltransferase EpsE: protein MQKIGYLIPEFPGQTHIFFWRELQALPGKGVTPELVSTRPPPARIISHSWAREAMSRTEYLAPPGAKGALGLARAAAEVARAMPTGWARCLASIARAEGLDAKGRAQLLAFAVMGGRLSALARERGWSHVHVHSCANAAHVALFANLLSGLSYSLTLHGPLDDYGPNQREKWRHAKFAFVITKKLLHEVNQELAGALPKDIGLAPMGVELHKFNRSVPYTPWTGEGPLRLFSCGRLNPCKGHADLIDAVGLLRAKGIDARLAIAGEDEAGGTTYRKVLEAKLAETKLGDAVTLLGAVSEDKVRSGIEQAHIFSLASLQEPLGVAIMEAMAMRVPVVVTGAGGVPELVDDGVDGVLVPPQQPQVLAEKLEAVARDAKEASRLGEAGRRKVETTFSSERSADMLAQMLQRAAG from the coding sequence GTGCAGAAGATTGGCTACCTGATTCCCGAGTTCCCCGGACAGACGCACATCTTCTTCTGGCGCGAGCTGCAGGCGCTGCCGGGGAAGGGTGTCACGCCGGAGCTGGTGTCCACGCGTCCGCCGCCCGCGCGCATCATCTCGCATAGCTGGGCGCGCGAGGCCATGTCGCGGACCGAGTACCTCGCACCCCCGGGCGCGAAGGGCGCCCTCGGCCTCGCCCGGGCCGCCGCCGAGGTGGCCCGCGCCATGCCCACCGGCTGGGCCCGGTGCCTCGCCTCCATTGCCCGCGCGGAAGGGCTCGACGCCAAGGGCCGCGCGCAGCTGCTCGCCTTCGCCGTCATGGGCGGCCGCCTGTCGGCCCTGGCCCGCGAGCGCGGCTGGTCCCACGTCCACGTGCACTCGTGCGCCAACGCCGCGCACGTGGCCCTCTTCGCCAACCTCCTGTCGGGCCTCTCCTACAGCCTGACGCTGCACGGGCCCCTGGACGACTACGGCCCCAACCAGCGCGAGAAATGGCGCCACGCGAAGTTCGCCTTCGTGATTACCAAGAAGCTCCTCCATGAGGTGAACCAGGAGCTGGCCGGCGCGCTGCCGAAGGACATCGGCCTGGCGCCCATGGGCGTGGAGCTGCACAAGTTCAACCGCTCCGTGCCGTACACGCCGTGGACGGGCGAGGGGCCCCTGCGCCTGTTCTCCTGCGGCCGCCTCAACCCCTGCAAGGGGCACGCGGACCTCATCGACGCGGTGGGACTGCTCCGCGCGAAGGGCATCGACGCGCGGCTGGCCATCGCCGGCGAGGACGAGGCCGGCGGCACCACGTACCGCAAGGTGCTGGAGGCGAAGCTGGCGGAGACGAAGCTCGGCGACGCGGTGACGCTGCTGGGCGCGGTGAGCGAGGACAAGGTCCGCTCGGGTATCGAGCAGGCACACATCTTCTCGCTGGCGAGCCTCCAGGAGCCGCTGGGCGTGGCCATCATGGAGGCCATGGCCATGCGCGTGCCGGTGGTGGTGACGGGCGCCGGCGGCGTGCCGGAGTTGGTGGATGACGGCGTGGACGGCGTCCTCGTCCCCCCGCAGCAGCCCCAGGTGCTGGCCGAGAAGCTGGAGGCCGTGGCGCGCGACGCGAAGGAGGCTTCGCGCCTGGGCGAGGCCGGCCGGCGCAAGGTGGAGACGACGTTCAGCAGCGAGCGCAGCGCGGACATGCTCGCGCAGATGCTCCAGCGTGCCGCCGGGTGA